DNA sequence from the Suricata suricatta isolate VVHF042 chromosome 5, meerkat_22Aug2017_6uvM2_HiC, whole genome shotgun sequence genome:
CACTACGGGTCATGTCCTAGAGTGCCATCCTGCTCCTCCAGCCTTCCTCTAACCACAGCTGGAGATGGCAGGTAAACCTGAACTCAAACCTGAACCAGGTAAAAGGGCAACTCCTGAGAACCAAGACAGACGAGGCTTCCCCCTTGGGCATAAAGAAGAGCCGAGCATTGGTTTTTACCTCATGCTTTAGTGCTTGTGTACTTAGGTGTCTTCAATTTGCGTGTTTCCATAGGctgtcaggtcatgattttgagttGGTAgagtcactcattcatttatcgGTAAACAGTGATGGGCACCAGCCTGGCACGTGGCTGGTCATCCTTTGGAGGAGTAGATGTGTGTAGAGTTGCACGCAAGGTGACACATCACCAGAGTGGTACCTCACACTGACCTCCCTATACCTCTCGCTCCTGAGTTTTTTCCTTACGCAGCCAACAAGCACTGCTACAGGTTGTGAGGCACAGGCTTCCTGCGTTTTATCCCATGACCTTCCAATAATACAAAACATTTTGTGATTTGATAAATGAGGCAGCCTGAAACAATGCAGAAAATCTTTAGAAtaaccctttaaaaataattgtaaactTGTAAAATagcaaactctttttttaatatttatttatttttgagagacatggaggagaagcagggagggacagaaagagagggagatacagaatttgaagcaggctcaaggctctgagctgtcagcacagagcctgatgtggggctcaaacccaccgactaggagatcatgacctgagtcacagttggaggcttaactgactgaactacccaggagccccaatagtGAACTCTTTAAGCTGATATGATCCTTTTAGCATTTTCTCACCTTTCTAGTCATCCATTTGCTTTGGTTTTGAATGCTTTTGAGGCCGTTCTTGCCCCGTTCTACagaatttaatatttcaaaatgtccTCCCTTGGATGAGCATTGGGCAGATGATctgcctctctgagtctcagtttcctcatatgttaCAGGAGGTCATTACTCTTCCCCTACATAATGGTCAAGCCTCTCGTTACATAAGATGTCCAACACAGCCCTCACCTTGCTGGGAATTATTCTCCCGATCCCAGACAACTCACTGTTTATCTTGCGGCTTATTTCCCagacagatttttctcttctttactttCACTTTTAAGTCAGTTGGGAACTTGCTCCTCACAACTGGGCTTTATAAGTTttcattaatttacatttctagtTTCTCATCCCCTGAATCAGCAGGAGGAAGcctgggaaaagggagaaagttCTAGCTGAGAAAGGCATTCGTTTCCTTGCTGGGAAATCAAACCCCCGTTTGGGTCCCTCTGCCAGAGGAGtcttaaaacaatacattttcaggttttaaaataaaacaaaattctgttattttgccctttttgtcttctccttccttttgagCAAACATCATTCTGCCATCTcccatctgtctttttttcttttttcatggtcTACATTTACTGCTGGTGGACGACTGCTCTGTTTAGCAACCTTAGCAGTGGCCGCCGTGGCAAAGTTTAAAACAGAGGCAGGAAATGGTCCTGTCCAGGCATCCTGCCAACATTCtgtgcacatgagaagatgcttaCTCTCCCCTCAATCAAATGTTACCCACCTGTCTCTATTAGGTAGCTAGGATGCAATGCCTTTCCAGTGTCCAGGATACACCTTCCCTTACTGAAAGGCTGTGTAGTCTTATGTGTGCCCAGCTGCTGACCACGTATCTGTTTGCTTTTTCACCAGggaaagaaaccaaaggaaattTTAATCGAACAGTCACCACTGGTGGATTTTTCATTCCAGCAGCAAAATTGCATTCGACCAGCCCTGGCAGCTCGTGTGACCTCAGCAAGCAGGAGGGGGAGTGGGGCCAGGAGGGGATGccggcaggggcagaggggggcttTGACGTGAGCAGTGACCGAAGTCAACTCGAAGGTGCCCAGGCCCGGCCCCCACCTGAGCAGCTGAAGGTGTTCCGGCCCATTGAGGATCCCGAGAGTGAGCAAACAGCCCCAAAGATGCTGGGTATGTTCTACACATCGAATGACAGCTCCAGCAAATCTGTCTTCACCAGCAGTCTCTTCCAGATGGAGCCCTCTCCACGTCACCAGCGCAAGGCCCTGAACATCTCTGAGCCCTTTGCCGTATCCGTGCCGCTCCGTGTGTCAGCTGTCATCAGCACCAATAGCACCCCGTGCAGAACACCCCCAAAAGAGCTCCAGTCGCTTTCCAGCCTGGAAGAGTTTTCTTTCCAGGGCTCAGAGAGTGGAGGTTGGCCTGAAGAGGAGAAGCCACTGGGAGCTGAGACTTCTACAGGTAAAGCAGGGGAGAAAGGGTTTCTTTTCATTGCAAGAGGCTTAAAGGCAGATTAAACTCACTTGAACAGAGTTTGCAAGACAATGTAGTGAAGTGGTTAAGactgtgggctctggagccagattgCCCGAGTGCAAGTCCAGTCTCAGCCATTTCACTGTATGGTCTTTAGCAGCTCTGTGCCTCAACttcttgatctgtaaaatgggactaatgtTTATAATCATATCTTCTTCACACATTTTCTGTGATAGTAAGTTAATTAATACATATAAGGCTCTCAGAACAGTGTCTAATActtagtaaatactcagtaaatgcCGTCTATTATTTTATTCACTCACATAGtgagaaggcagaaagagaagctcAAAGAATGAAATTCTAGCTCAAAAGCTAGATAGACATTCAACTCTTCTAAACTCAACCTCTCTCCCTCATTTCCACCCATTCCTCATTTCTACCTCATATCTGCAGAGAACATGGCTAGCAACTCTAGCAATGAAAAAGAGCATCTTGCTCCCAATTTCCATATATCAATTGCAGGGAAGACTCTGATTGGTCTTGCTTGGTCACATGCCCAGCCTTGGACCAATTATGGTTGCCAGGCTATTAGGGTTCTAAGATTGGCTAAGCGTTAGTCTCTGAACCATCTTTGGAGTTAGGAGGGGGTTCAACGATGAACAGCCAGCTGTGAGCCACATAAAATGGAAGTAGGGAGAACCTCAACGGAGAAGATGACTGACAGACATACCAACCAATGTTCCATGtggtttaagaatatttttattattgaggcccctgtgtggcccagtccattgattgtctgactcttgatttcagcacgggttatgatcccagggttgtgggactgagcccccacatcaggttctgagttgacaacacagagcttacttgggatcctctttttccccctctctctctgccccttccccacttgtgctctctttctttctgtctctcaaaatgcataaataaacactgtaaaaaggaatattttcattattaatattagCTAACTTTTTTTGAACAACTGTTATGgtaccaggcactgtcctaagtgTTCTATATGCATTGTCTCCATTCTCCTCATAACAACTCTGTGAGGTTTAGGTAGTTACCATTATCCCCATTTGcttagaaagaaaatcagttaaCTTGCCAAATGAATCATAGCAAGAGAGTGGAAACACCGGGAttttaatacagattttaaaCTGTGCTTTTAAACACTCCGCCATGGCCCTTCTTTACAATGGGCTGTGGAGTTACAAAGATTAGTAAAACATGTTCCCTTCACCCAGCAAGCACACGAACTAGGGAGAGAAACTAAAACTGTAATGAAATGCAGCACAGGGTCAGCCTATAGAAGTAGCAGAAGACCCTCTTGGCCATTTTGAATGAGGGAGGGCTTAGGTCCCTGAAACATAATGAAAGAGATGTTCAGAAAGGATTGCAAGGGCATCAGGAAGAGGGAGTCCTCTCAGGGGGATTCCGGAAACTTTCCCAGAAGAGGGGACGTGTGGGCTGGGCCTTCATAAATGGATAGGCTTTCTCCATCCAGAAAAGATGGGGAGGATATTCTGGGCTGAGAGGCCGCTGAATACTGTGGGGAGTGTGTAGGTTTTGGAGTTCAGCTGGGCCGATTCGCATCCTATCTTCACTTTTTGGCCTGTGACAGTGGACAATGGTTGGTATCTCGGAGCCGGGGGTGATTGCTGTCTCAAGGGCTGGGGTGAGGTCTGAATGGGAGGATGTTCATAAAATGCCTATTCACAGTCTGGCTCACAGAAGACCTTTGATAAATATTCGTCCTTTTCTCGTCCGGTTCCCCTCAGGACAGGGGCCTCAGTGGTGCCCTGTTCGGAGAATGCTCCGTGTGGTGGGCTGCTGTGGATGGAGCGGGGTGAGGCTTAGAAGAAGAAGGGAAGCCCTGCAGGAGAAAGTATTTCCAAAGGCTTTTGTGTGGTTGGTTACTGTCCTGGgtgttcagtctttttttttttttttttaatgttttatttatttttgatacagagagagacagagcatgagagggggagggacagagagagaaggagacacagaactggaaacaggctcttagctagctgtcagcacagagcctgatgcggggctcgaacccacaaacgtgagatctgacctgagctgaagtcggaggctcaaccgactgagccatccagacgcccctggGTGTTCAGTCTTTATCCTGCACTGTGAAAACAGCCTTATACCATGAGAGAGGACCTTCATCATGCAAATAATAGAGGTCAAACTTGGGgtctacctccctctctgctgcctTGGTAGGTGTTTAAGGCTGGAGCTTAATCTTTCCATTTTAGACATATCCAGATTGATGTGCAGAAAACACAGGAAGCTGTCAATCATAATCATAATACATCTTTGTAGCTTGGTGTAAATAATAGATTTCTGTGCTGCAGGCAACAGCTTGACTTCTCAGGATCTGAATTTACTTATCTGTGGAGTGAAGGCTTAGATTAGAatagggtttctcaaccttggcactactTACATTGTAGGCTGGACAATTCCTTGCTGGGGGCGGAGCTATTTTATGCTTTGTAGGATACTTAGTATCCTGGCTTCTACTACCTAGATGCCAGTagccacctcctccccacccccgtgtGGCAACCAGAACTGTCCACAGGCATTGCCAAATATGTCCTGGGCAGGGGAAGAGCAAATGGTTCCTAGTCTCGAGCCCCTGGACTAGATGACCTTCAAGGCCCTCCCATCTCTGACAGTCTGGGACTCTGGGCACCGAAGGCAGGACATGGCAAGAAGGAAAGGATAAAGAATGTGAGGGGCAGTTAGCTGGGCGAATCTCCATACTTGTGAGGCAGGACTAGCCCAGCACAGTGACTGTGCCAGGAACAGCATCTCTGCAAATAAAGTCTTCAGCGAATAACTCTCATCTCCTCATTATAGCTTCTGTCTCTAAGAAGGCGGCTCTTGAGGATGCCAAGCCAGGACCAGAAGCAGTGAGGACAGGGGAATGCAGCAAAGGCCTCTCCCTGGAGCCAGCTTCCCAACTGGAGGAAAAGAAGGCTTCGGAAGTCTCCCCGGGCTCTCAACACTCAAGTGAATTAGAGAAGAGGCTGGATCCTGAGAAGGTGGTGGAGGGTCGTGAGGCTGACCCGGGGCAGCCCAGCACTCTGCAGGAGAGCCCCGGGGCCAGAGCCGAACTCGTGTTTCTCCATGAGATGGTAAGCTGGACTAACTGCCTGATCCAGCCAGTGGAGTTCTCTTTGTCCGAGGGGCTCTCGGAATAGCTGAAagcagtttgtttattttttagaaccaGTTTCTGCCAAAGGGACATTGGGGGACAATCTTTAATTGGGTCTGGGAGTCTTTTTCAGTGAACTTTTCAGAGGGACTATGGTGATGGGGAAGAACCATCCAGCTCAGATTCCCTAGGACAGGCTCAACTCTAAATATTTCTGAACTGAAGTCACCATAAACCAGTGACATGCCCTTGGTCCCAGAAGCAGCACAAAACGAGTCCCAAATATGATGACCATTATGGGCTCCAACTTTCCTTCCAGACATCCTGGATGGATGGTTGCTTGTGCGTGTCTATAAAGTCTTCTAAAAGATTTCTGGGATTCACTCCTTTCTCCTATGGCTTCTGGAGAAGTTAAACCTGATGCCAGTGCGTACTACACCTCTTGTACTCTTTAGAGGTAAAAATTTCCAAGGTTTTACAGGATGTGCTTGCATAAAATTAAGGGGTGAGGAGGTTTCTGGGGGCACCCAGGGAGGAGTCCTGTGTTGAGGACGCAGCTCTGTGACCTGGAGGTGTAtgccagagaagaaaggaacttcTTTGCCTTTTAACTTATTTCCAGGGATTTGGTTTCCAGCACATGCACAAAAGGACCATGTGCTGGGAGTTAGGGCAATGCAGGAGCGCTGTGCTGGCCTCAGGAGGGCTGAGTAAAGGTACCTGAAGGACGTGTTTGCGATTGTAGAAGGAGGATATAGACATTCTTCTCCCAGGGATTGAATTCTGGGAATAGCACTGCTTTCCGAAGCAGATAAAATTAGTTCTGGAAGGGAAGCCAGGCCAGATTCAGGGGAACAGGTAAAGGCATCAATCCATTCATcggtttaaaaatgtatttaaggggcgcctgggtggcttaatcggttaggtgcccaacctcagctcaggtcgtgatctctcggtttagctcatgagttcaagccccagacaGGGCTCTACaccgtgagcacagagcccttttggatcctcagtctccctctctctctgcccgtccccaactagcttgtgctctctcgctcgctctctctctctctctctctctcaaaaataaacattaaaaaaataaataaagtacatgtAAACACCTACTTTGGGACAGGCACTCCTCTGAGAACAGCGACGACTGCTGTGTGCAAGACAGTCACAGTCCCTGCCTTCTCCGAGCTGACAGCTTAGTAGGTAAAAGCTCATTAAATGCATGCTTTCTAGGATGATGTGGAAGTACAGCATGCTGTGAGGGTGTGCAACAGGAGGACCTAACCtagtcagagggaggaggaagtcacaatggtcagggaagacctctctgaaaaatagacatttaggctGAGAACTTAgctggaagaaagggaaaggggacagAATAGAAAGGGAGAGATTCCTAGGCAGAAAGACTTAAGATGTGCCATGATCTCAGATGGGAAAGAGCATGAAACATTATAGGAACAAGACCAGAGAACAGGAATGTGGGCCAGAAAAAGAGTCCCAGGCAGAAGCTGGGGCCAGTCAGGCAGGGCTGCCTGGAAGGGATTTGGAGGTAAGGGACAATGGGAACTCTTCTGATCTGTGCAGAATTTTATACTTTGTGAGGAGAATGGCTTGGACAAGGCCAGAGAGGAGGCAAGGATGCCAGTTAGAAGGCTAGTATGTGACAGACCAGGTGAGAAAAGATGGGGACTTAGACAAGGGTAGGACAATGGGGATAGAAATGGAAGTTCAAGAGCTATTTAGAAGCTAGAATGGTGCTCACTGCAACACCACATTCACTAAAATTGGAGCGATACAAAGACGGTTAGCATGGTCTCCGTGAAGGGTAACATGCAACTTcatgaagcattccatattttgGGGGGTgattcctggctggctcagtccatagggcctgcaactcttaatttcaggattatgagttcatgccccaaattgggcatggagcctacttaaaataagatagaataaaacaaaaaagtaaaataaaatagcaatgtCTAAAATAATATCAcgcaatataaataattttagttaTCACACAAAGAAAGAAGCTAGAATGGACAGGACTTGGTGAGGGATTGGGTAAGAGTGAGGAAGAAGTTAGGACACCGCATAGATTTCCGATCTGAGCAGAAAGTTGCACTATGGTCCACCTACTGAGATGGTAGGGAGGGGTGGTTGGAAGTTTATGTgctcatctatttatttaaatgtattgattTCTTAGTAAGAGATCAATAAATGTAGGTGCTGAGGAGAGTAAAAAGATGAGTAAAAGGCCACCCCTGCCCTGAAGGtgaaatagaaatagatacaaataaatgcaatACAGGAGAATCAGATCTTAAAAATATCCCTGCTTTCTGACCAAGTAATCTTATTCCTGGAGAGTTCTCTGAAGGAAACAACTCGGATAGAAAACCTCTTATCGAGCAACTACTCCCAGTATACCAGGCACCATTTGGCCTTGAGGAATCAAAGATGAATGGACACAATTCTTGACCTCCAAGAGCTCAGAGTTCattgggaaagaaaagataagcaTTAGATTAATTGTAACATGAAGTACATGATCAGAGCCAGATGAGAAGTGATGTCAGGTTGGCAGGAGGTCAGGTTTCTCATAAAGGCCTGAACCCCCACAGGATGGATGTGCCTCCTGGAACTCCTTCTCCTTGGGACAGAATTAGGCCTTGAGACAAGAAGTGAAGGCCACTGAAATTTGTTTCCTGGACCCTGACCAGGCCTCCGTTCGTCCCTTCCCATCTGCAGTCTGGGGCTTTGTGTAGTAAGAGAGGAGTCAGAGAGAAACCAGACTTGAGGGGAGACAAGGGCGACCAACAAGACGGAGAAGGCGCCCCTTAGATCCACAGTGGTTGTCTGCGGGCAGTAGGAATGTAAGATTTTGCCGTTTTGTACGCTCCTTTCTTTTAatatgtgttaaaaatttttttccatgtgaaatgtgtatttctttggtaataagaaaagatatatgtatttatttggaaagcaGATGTCAGGGCAAGACTTAACATTTACATTCCCCTGGGAGAATCTGGTTCTCGTGTGCCACCTGGTAGACGTGAAGTTGAATGAAATCAGGGGTTGGTTTGTTTTATAAGTCAACAGTGCACAGGGATTAAGTGTTTCTGTTCTGGTGTAGACACAGCTGGATTTTAGTCCCAGGCTGCTGCTGTGTGACTCCGGTAAATTAACATGTTTGAACACAGGTCTCCTCACCTCTACAATGGGAGTAGTTAGAGTAGTATTTATCTCTTAGAGTTGTTGGGacaattaaacaagaaaatgcCATTAAAATGTGTTACCGCACATGGTAAGCCCTGAATAAACATCCATGATTATTAATGCTGTGTCCTTTATTTGCTGAGATAGCGCAGCCTGGCAACTCGCCAATCCCTCTACTGTCTCTGGGGAATAGCTGCAGTTGTCAGTGCCCAGAGTCATTGGTTCTAAAATAATCCATGTCTCCATGTCTTGATGTTTTTCAGGATGAAGATGATCTGGCCAACGCCCTGATCTGGCCCGAGATTCAACAGGAGCTGAAAATCATTGAATCTGAGGAGGAGCTCTCTTCATTGCCACCACCTGCTCCAAAGATCAACGCAACTCAGCCCATCCTGGAGTCCAGTCCAGGGCCTCTCCCTTCCCCGCAGCATCCTGGGAGCTTGTCCTGTGGCCCAACCTCAGTCTCCACCCCTGTGGAGGAGTGGACTAGGGATCCAGCCAATCAGAGCACACAGGGGACTTCCACGGCAGCCAATAGAGAAAAGTCAGAGACTACAAACAGCCTCCACATACCAGAGCCAGAGAAGGGCCAGCGCCCAGATCCCACTAGTTTGCCTCCTCTGGAAATAGTACCATTTGAGGCAGCTTCTCCACAAGCAAGGGTGGACCAGGGAGGTCCGGGGAATCTGTCTCCTTTGCTCCCGCCTGCCGCGCCGCCTCCAACTCCTCTGGAAGAAGAGCCTCAAGTCCAGCTATCAAAGGGCAGCCCTGAGAGAGAAGACTCATCTAGGAATTTGGAGACAAATCCACACATAGACCAGATGAAGTCCAAAGGCAGCCCTGGGACCCCCAGCCTTTGTCAGGGGGAGGAGGTCTCTCTAGGACAAAGTGAACAGCAAAATTCAGAGAATGCTGCCTGTGAGGGGAAAGGCCCTGGGTTTCAAAGCCCAACAAGAGAGGTTGAGCTCTCCCCACAAAAAGAAGGGGATGTAGCCCATTCAGTACAGGAGCCCTCAGACTGTGATGAAGATGAAACTGTGACAGACATTGCCCAGCATGGCCTGGAGATGGTGGAACCCTGGGAGGAACCCCAGTGGGTAACGAGTCCCCTTCACTCTCCCACCCTGAAAGATGTGCAAGAGGCCCAGGTGCAGGGCGCCCAGGGCCACCGATTGGAGAAGAGGCTTCCCCACAGGCCCAGCCTTCGCCAGAGCCATTCTCTGGATAGCAAAACGACCACAGTTAAAAGCCAGTGGACTCTTGAGGCTCCCTCCTCCAGCAGCTGTGCTAACCTTGAAGCAGAGAGGAATTCCGACCCTCTGCAATCCCTGGCATCCAGGAGAGAGATTACCAAATGGGATGAGAAACCCCTAAGGTCCTTCAGAGAGTTCTCTGGCCCAAAAGGGACAGAAGCTGTTCCCAGCCAGAAGGGACAAACTGGTTTGCAGCCCAAACCAGCAGAAATCAGCCCTGTCAGCctagcagagggaaaggaagtggGGGCACACCAGGGGCACAACAGCCCTCAGAATGAGCGAGGTAGTGTTCCTGGGCCAGACAATAGCAAGGAAAGTTCACCTAGTGTGCAGGACAGCACCTTACCTGTAGAGCATCCCCCAAAGTTACAGCTGAAGAGCACTGACTGTGGGCCCCCCAAAGGGAAAAACAGGCCTTCTTCCCTCAATTTGGACTCTGCCATTCCCATCACAGACCTCTTCCGGTTTgagaatgtgacctcatttggtTCACCTGGAATGCAGCTCTCTGACCCAGGAGACAGAAAAGTCACATGGATGTCATCATCTCACTGTAAGGTAGACCCATGGAGCCTTTACTCCCAGGACCCTCAGGATCTGGACATTGTTGCTCATGCCCTGACAGGCCGCCGTAACTCAGCTCCTGTGAGTGTGTCGGCTGTGAGAACCTCCTTCATGGTCAAAATGTGCCAGGCCAGGGCAG
Encoded proteins:
- the ARHGAP31 gene encoding rho GTPase-activating protein 31 isoform X1; translated protein: MKNKGAKQKLKRKGAASAFGCDLTEYLESSGQDVPYVLKSCAEFIETHGIVDGIYRLSGVTSNIQRLRQEFGSDQCPDLTREVYLQDIHCVGSLCKLYFRELPNPLLTYELYEKFTEAVSHCPEEGQLARIQNVIQELPPSHYRTLEYLIRHLAHIASFSSKTNMHARNLALVWAPNLLRSKEIEATGCSGDAAFLAVRVQQVVIEFILNHVDQIFNNGTPGSLENNENPPIMKSLTLPALSLPMKLVSLEEAQARSLATNHPARKERRENSLPEIVPPPMGTLFHTVLELPDNKRKLSSKSKKWKSIFNLGRSGSDSKSKLSRNGSVFVRGQRLSVEKATIRPAKSMDSLCSVPVEGKETKGNFNRTVTTGGFFIPAAKLHSTSPGSSCDLSKQEGEWGQEGMPAGAEGGFDVSSDRSQLEGAQARPPPEQLKVFRPIEDPESEQTAPKMLGMFYTSNDSSSKSVFTSSLFQMEPSPRHQRKALNISEPFAVSVPLRVSAVISTNSTPCRTPPKELQSLSSLEEFSFQGSESGGWPEEEKPLGAETSTASVSKKAALEDAKPGPEAVRTGECSKGLSLEPASQLEEKKASEVSPGSQHSSELEKRLDPEKVVEGREADPGQPSTLQESPGARAELVFLHEMDEDDLANALIWPEIQQELKIIESEEELSSLPPPAPKINATQPILESSPGPLPSPQHPGSLSCGPTSVSTPVEEWTRDPANQSTQGTSTAANREKSETTNSLHIPEPEKGQRPDPTSLPPLEIVPFEAASPQARVDQGGPGNLSPLLPPAAPPPTPLEEEPQVQLSKGSPEREDSSRNLETNPHIDQMKSKGSPGTPSLCQGEEVSLGQSEQQNSENAACEGKGPGFQSPTREVELSPQKEGDVAHSVQEPSDCDEDETVTDIAQHGLEMVEPWEEPQWVTSPLHSPTLKDVQEAQVQGAQGHRLEKRLPHRPSLRQSHSLDSKTTTVKSQWTLEAPSSSSCANLEAERNSDPLQSLASRREITKWDEKPLRSFREFSGPKGTEAVPSQKGQTGLQPKPAEISPVSLAEGKEVGAHQGHNSPQNERGSVPGPDNSKESSPSVQDSTLPVEHPPKLQLKSTDCGPPKGKNRPSSLNLDSAIPITDLFRFENVTSFGSPGMQLSDPGDRKVTWMSSSHCKVDPWSLYSQDPQDLDIVAHALTGRRNSAPVSVSAVRTSFMVKMCQARAVPVIPPKIQYTQIPQPLPSQSSGDSGAQPLERGQEEPSSSGGTNQKSAKDDSLSCLESPKEEKSKQDRGTTESLQMDTTTSHMCEGPTLPPEPVLANLLSTQDATVQCRKRTSETEPSGDNLLSSKIERPSGGSKPFHRSRPGRPQSLILFSPPFPIMDHPPPSSTVTDSKVLLSPITSPTQTVSPGLLCGDLAENTWVTPEGVTLRNKMTIPKNGQRLETSTSCFYQPQRRSVILDGRSGRPIE
- the ARHGAP31 gene encoding rho GTPase-activating protein 31 isoform X2; amino-acid sequence: MKSLTLPALSLPMKLVSLEEAQARSLATNHPARKERRENSLPEIVPPPMGTLFHTVLELPDNKRKLSSKSKKWKSIFNLGRSGSDSKSKLSRNGSVFVRGQRLSVEKATIRPAKSMDSLCSVPVEGKETKGNFNRTVTTGGFFIPAAKLHSTSPGSSCDLSKQEGEWGQEGMPAGAEGGFDVSSDRSQLEGAQARPPPEQLKVFRPIEDPESEQTAPKMLGMFYTSNDSSSKSVFTSSLFQMEPSPRHQRKALNISEPFAVSVPLRVSAVISTNSTPCRTPPKELQSLSSLEEFSFQGSESGGWPEEEKPLGAETSTASVSKKAALEDAKPGPEAVRTGECSKGLSLEPASQLEEKKASEVSPGSQHSSELEKRLDPEKVVEGREADPGQPSTLQESPGARAELVFLHEMDEDDLANALIWPEIQQELKIIESEEELSSLPPPAPKINATQPILESSPGPLPSPQHPGSLSCGPTSVSTPVEEWTRDPANQSTQGTSTAANREKSETTNSLHIPEPEKGQRPDPTSLPPLEIVPFEAASPQARVDQGGPGNLSPLLPPAAPPPTPLEEEPQVQLSKGSPEREDSSRNLETNPHIDQMKSKGSPGTPSLCQGEEVSLGQSEQQNSENAACEGKGPGFQSPTREVELSPQKEGDVAHSVQEPSDCDEDETVTDIAQHGLEMVEPWEEPQWVTSPLHSPTLKDVQEAQVQGAQGHRLEKRLPHRPSLRQSHSLDSKTTTVKSQWTLEAPSSSSCANLEAERNSDPLQSLASRREITKWDEKPLRSFREFSGPKGTEAVPSQKGQTGLQPKPAEISPVSLAEGKEVGAHQGHNSPQNERGSVPGPDNSKESSPSVQDSTLPVEHPPKLQLKSTDCGPPKGKNRPSSLNLDSAIPITDLFRFENVTSFGSPGMQLSDPGDRKVTWMSSSHCKVDPWSLYSQDPQDLDIVAHALTGRRNSAPVSVSAVRTSFMVKMCQARAVPVIPPKIQYTQIPQPLPSQSSGDSGAQPLERGQEEPSSSGGTNQKSAKDDSLSCLESPKEEKSKQDRGTTESLQMDTTTSHMCEGPTLPPEPVLANLLSTQDATVQCRKRTSETEPSGDNLLSSKIERPSGGSKPFHRSRPGRPQSLILFSPPFPIMDHPPPSSTVTDSKVLLSPITSPTQTVSPGLLCGDLAENTWVTPEGVTLRNKMTIPKNGQRLETSTSCFYQPQRRSVILDGRSGRPIE